The DNA segment AATCATCTCCATTATTGAGAATTATATGGAAAAACCCTTTTCCCAGAGAAATCAATTTCCACTTCATATTCAATCCCCATATAGCATTAAGTTTCATTTTAAGGTCAGGATGTTTCCAAGGTAAATCACCTTTAGCCAAGGTTATTCTGCCGATAACCAAATGTTTCCAGGCTTCCACACGATTATAATAAAGCTGTTGTGAGATTTTGATTGCTTTAAACCCTCCAAGGCCTTGAATAACAGGTGCGGAAGGGTGAACTGTTTCTGTAGTATTCGAGCCGGATTTCAAAGCATTAACAAAAGAGGCTGTGCGGTCAGGTTTTGGTGTCGTTTTGCGAGGGGCAGCAAAGGAAAAAAGAGCCACGTGACCGACGGGCTCATCCATGGCTCCAAGTTTTCATCCGCAAAACTTCCTCAATTGGAACTTTTTCATAAGCATTGTTTAGCATAGAAAATCAATCTGATACCCATCAGGAAATCCTAGAATTCCAAATTCATCGGAATCAACTTTCCGGTGAGCAAGATTCAACCAAACAGACAAACCCGCCAAGCTTCCATTAGCACTAACACTACCTACACTCTTTTCTCCCTCATTTGTCCAACCAAAGTAAACATTAGAAAACACACAGGGGCAGAGAACTAATGAGGAAAGCTCTCGACTCCTTATCCCAGACCAACAATGCGAACCGGACGGCAGCACAGCAGTTGACTACTATGACTGTGCGAAAGAGCAAATGGCAGCAGTAGCAGACAACGCGGAGGAGCAGACGCACGCATGGCGGCAGTAGCTCAGGAGAACGGCGGATGGAGCAGCGGCCGGCGATGGAGGAAGGAACAGTcgagaagaaagaagcgagGGGAGATCCGGAATTCTTTCGAGGTTTCTCTTCTGCCAAACCACCTGTTCTCAGATATCCCGGCGGCAGCAGCTCGGATGAGCGGCGGACAGAGCAGCGGTCGGCAGTGGTCCAGCATATTctacaaaatatttttttctttctttcttttccaattaatagattttttaaaaccaattaatagttttttgggttaatacacatatttgcccttgtatTATTACGGAAAAATAGATATacccttatatcaaataaatccacaaaactatccctatATTTTTCACAAACCTACAATTATATCCTAATCTAACAGATTTGTGTTGTGGCATAAACGGtagaattttaaataaataatttaatttttatttattttcttagcCAATCAATTTATTACAGCTCACTCCTTTGACCATCTTCCCTCCCTACCCTCTTTCTCTCGTCCCTTCTTTAATACTGTGTCTCTTCTCTATTTTTATCATCCAAATCCATGGGTGTGGCAATAAAATCCAGCACTTCCCTGCAATTTTTCATTTGTAGATTTCAAAcccccaaaaaaataaaaactaatttgtAGTGTTTTGTAAATTATCAAAACCATATCATCATCTTATTCACTTCATTGTGCCTTCAATCATGATTCTTGGTGCCTCACACCCGCATGCCCCTTTCTATCTCCTTCTTCCCCCAAATCTCACTCTCTCTCTATTTCTATAAATCCCTCACTCTcccttcttctctctctcaccTGTagttcctttttcttcttcctcctcttcttcgaTTCTCTGTTCCTTTTCTTCCATTTTAATGGCCGCTTCTGGTTTTGAAAGCTTCGAGAAATGCCTTGAGCTTCAATTTTTTGGGGATGATCCGGAAGAAGGATGTTAATTGGGGCTTTGTATTCTTGATTTTGATTATCTGGTGAAAGTTATAAATGATGTACAATGTACTGTTTGTGTTTTGGCTGTTAATAACCAGTAATTTGATGCGTAGGAGAGAAAGAGGGTAGAGAGGGGAGATGGTCAAGGAGTAGGTGTAATAAAATGATtggataagaaaataaataaaaattaaattacacaTTTAGAATTCTACCGTTTATGCCACATCACATTTCTGTTAGATTAGGATATAATTGTTGGTTTGTGAAAAATATAGGGATAGTTTTGtgaatttatttaatataagggTATATCTGTTTTTTCGTAATAATACAGGGGCAAATATGTATATGAACCCTAGTTTTTTTAACATCTGCCTATCCTTGTTTATCCAGGGAAATGCGAAAGTAACAATACGTAAAGATATCATAACAACATATTACGATAAATTACATGAAACGGTCAATTCATATCATATGTATTTCGGAACAATAATCTAATATCATGTTACATAGTTTATGTTTTagagtttttatattaaaacctaaaatttatatttatattttagaatctaaaattttatataaataactaattaattatatagtattagtaatattttattagtttttttttaaaaaaattgcgcactgcgcttacattaaagaagaaagaaaaatctgcaccagacccggatgtgattcgaacccatgacctcccaaggcataggtaagctctcaaccactaggctaaaaGCTTCACCGCAAAACATTTATATGGGGGCATTCCGAGAATCGAACTCGGGACCTCTCGCACCCAAAACGTAGTAATATTTTATTAGTTATTATATTAACTATTTTAAATTATTGACTTGAGAAATACAGATAATGATCTTGTTTGGTAAGTTGTTTAGGGTAAAATTAGATATTTGAGCCACTTTAAATGTTTTTAAtagtgtttggtgaagagatgtttgaaagagcttattgggTTCAAAAGGCGAATTTTAAAAAAGCTGGTTTTAGCAACTTTCTTAATTAGCTTATTGTCACATCTCTTTTAAATGACGTTTTTAGTCCTAATTATTACCCTTTAACCCCAAATAAATGATTTAACATatctttatttatcattttacacaaacaactattaacaatcagctaagttttaccaaataaGTTTACACagtcagctagtcaaatcagccaACTAAAAAagtaagggaaaattacaaaactgggtcaaatgggaggcccatttacatatttaacccatttactcaacctactacatatctagaatgattttgtgtgacttttccataatacccctaaccttcccacttcccaccaCATCGCCAACGGCCGCTCGCTCCCCCTATCTCATTGGTTACGCAAAAAGTTggctcctgcattaatgatttgaagacttttgatcttcctttcttccttaaattgcacgaaatctgcaccatttcgccaaatcacaatgaatttctctttttcctttcttcatctcttgattctgcaacttcctaaccctagaaaacgaagccatggttcttcatcttcctattcgttacttgatttctttcttcttgttactatgttagaaatggttattctacgttatttccttcgtttttcccatgttatcatattgttattgtcgcttttgggggtgaaaggggcgaaaaatgtaagtatctgttgttttttctacgctttttcatgaatacacttcgtgaatcgatggtttcgcgaagctttgtgaagagaaagagcctagaaagtgacgatctacttcgtgaattgaTGATTTCGTGAAGATccgcgaagagaaagagtctgaaacgtgtggatctacctcgcgaatcgattagttcacgaagtctgcgaatagatcgtcacgtttcagacctcgcagacctcgcgaaagcatcgatatgcgacgtagatcgtcacgtttcaaatatcgcatacctcgcgaaaaaatcgattagcgaagtaaaatcacctctttccctgcacatttacattcgcatgcttcgctaatcttcattttgcgaagccaaaatcgtctttttccctgcctaacacgattaattttttctaaaggtggttgaatacgtaacatctctttctggaaggcggcgtactgggctgcaggggagacGATTTCCCTTCCTgtacagggagaaatttccctcaagattgacacattcactcctaaaatggttggttaggagagattgtgccaatcttggggtgcaccatgggacacgtccatcccatggtgccaatcttcaaagtgaacctaactaatccggtaccaattttgaatcggatgagtaatcttggtgtgcaccgtgagacacgtccatcccaaaaggtctggactgccatttttgggatgagaaatggaagtccagaccttttgggatggatgtgtcccacggtgcataccaagattactcatccgatttaaaattggtaccggattagttaggttcactttgaagtgctttgttaggagtttattgtggcaatcttgttgcaaattttgataatgttatgattttaatgttgttattgtgccaatcttgttgtaaattttgataatgttatgattttaatgttagaatccgttgttgtttgccattttttgttatataccacttcgcgaattagcttcaaaacatatccaggcttcgcatatgcgaactaaattcatcaagtaaaccaaactttagcttcgcaggcttcgcatataaacccaaacattaggttcgcaggcttcgcataatatggAATCTGCGAAGTTAGACGGGAGGGGacgagacgcgcgtaaatattgagagtattatgggaaagtcacacaaaaacagtctagatatgtagtaggttgagtaaatgagttaaatatataAACGGGCTTCCAATTTGacctaattttataatttttccaaaaAGTAATCAATTAACAGCTAATCTAATAAGCTAACAATTATTTATCAAACAAGAAGAATATGATTttaagaatataataaaatctctgcaaacattaaaacaaaataaatttataatattaaaacctcaattaacaaaaagaaaaataaattcctATGAAAATGTatccattattttttttagaaattctcttatttatttatttatttattctaataaAAGAGCTCAATTATCTCCTTCTTATATAGTCGACATATAAAAATCTTTTATCgaattttaaaaattagcaTTTAACACACCTCAAATTTcttccacaaaaaaaaaaaaaaaaaaaaaaaaaacctcaaaTAAGTAACATATTTTTAATGAGTTTCATATGTACATCTAACTTATATGGCAATATCAAGGACGAATGCCGAATTaaaaatacgtattttttataTAGTCGACATAAAAATGGGTTATTTGTATTTTCACATAATACCACTGTATGGAATGAACAACTAAATATatcctaatatttttaaatgatacaaaaaaaaatgtctcCACATCATTTCCACCACACCTACCATCCCACCCATATCAAATAAATAGTCAAATATCCCTTCATAATTATTAACGATAGACAAATATACCTGTAATGGTGTGATGACTAGACTAATAACAGTATACCAAATAAGGTTACTATTCAAATAAGGGTAtatttttttagggataagttaccaaaataggtctaaggtttttggaaagtatcaatttaggctcaatgttcaaaatagcaccaatataggcttaacgtttacaacataatatcaatttaggcttaacgtttacaatatagcatcaatttaggtctcacgtacaaaatagcaccaatataagcttaacgtttacaaaataatacaaatttaagcttaacgttttacaaaatatatacaatttaagctaaacgtcataattaaattaatcatattatattctttccctattaactttatatgttatctttttatttagttatatattcttatttattataatacaattaattagtattcttgcccattaaaatcttatatttgtttttcataaatgattccatgactattaaatttaattactcatgtaatatatgcaaactaaaagtaattgaatatccacaatatttcgaacactgacatgtatcaatattattttaactagtgttcaaaatattgtggatattcaattacttttagtttgcatatattacatgagctatggaatttaggagtcatggaatggttgatgaaaaacaaatataagatatTAATAGgaaagaaaactaattaattgtattataataaaaaaatagaactaaataaaaagataacatataaatttaataggaaaagaatataatatggttaatttaattgtgacgtttagcttaaatttgatatattttgtaaacgttaagcttaaattcgtattattttgtaaacgttaaggctatattggtgctattttgtatgtgagacctaaattgatgctatattgtaaacgttaagcctaaattgatattatgttgtaaacgttaagcttatattggtgctattttgaacattgagcctaaattgatacttctccaaaaatatTGGGCCtatggtaccttatcccttttttttttatggaaataaggGTATATTTGTTTGTCCTTAACAATTATGTCAGCATATTTgaatgtttatttgatatatggACATATGTGATAAAATAGACAAATATAAGGGCATATATTTTCTAATGTCAACATTATACCAAATAAGCTTACTATTTGACTGTTTACTGATGTCAATTTTCAGAGCCACCTCACCGCCTCTCCCCTCTTGTGTCGTTTCATATAATGTATGGACTTAAACACAATCTGAACACGATCCATAATAGATCTTCCCGGGACGAATGCTGCTTGAGTATCGCTATAATAATCTCAAGAAGAATTCTTTTCAGTCTATTAGCCAATACTTTACCAATCAGTTTGTCCAGGAGATTGCAGAGTCCAGTGAGTCTAAAATCCTTCAAATATTTCGGGGCTGCACATTTAGGAATTAGAACTAGAATCGTCTCATTCAGTTTATCCGGAAATTCTCCTTTCTTAACCAGTAAGAGCATGCTGAAAAAAATCAAGACCAATAAGGTCCCAAAATTCCTGGTAGAACTTCGGATTGAGACCATCAGGTCCCATCGATTTATCTAGGTGCATAGAGAAAATTGCTTCTGTAAATTCCTTAAGTGTAAAAGCTGCCACCAAACCTATATTCATATCTGAAATACCAGTTGAGGGATTATTTCTTACACATCCACTTGAGATGTGATTTTGCTTCCTTCGATTTTTGACGCAAGCATGGAAATATTTGGTATTTCTGTCCCCTTCCCAAGCCCAGAACATTTTTGCTCGTTGTCTCCAGTAGACATCCTCCTTCTCCAACGTCTCATTTAGCTTTCTTTTTGCCAAGAAATGCTGcgcaattgattgtgaatctgCTATGTCGCATGCCATTGTCATCATATCTTGCCACTTCGCAATCTGATTGTGGAATTGAACATTATAATTTCTGCTCCAGTCAACCATTACCGCCACACGTGCCTCCAATCTGGACGTGAGTGGATAAGAGATATTCCTTACCCATTTTGATTTGATCAAATCAGTGAAACCCGGCTCTTTTATCCACACTGTTTCAAGACGaaattttttccttttctgAACCCGAACATGGCGAATAAGTTGGAGACTTATAGGTGTGTGATCCGAGTAAGTTGCAATACCACTATGAAGCTGATAATTCGCAAAAAGGTCTAACCATCCAAATGAAGTGAAGTCTCTGTCTAACTTCTCCCCGATCCAACCCGCAGTATCTCTTTCCCTCTCCCATGTAAATTGATTCCCTTCCAATTTCATCTCTGATAAGCCACAATCAGATACAGTCTGAGCAAAATCTCTTATAAGATTAGTCGGGTACGGTGCTCCCACATTTCTCCGGACTGTGTAGAATGCAATTGAAATCACCTAACACAGTCCAAGGGAGTGATTCGCCTATTGATAGTGTTTTCAATAGTTCCCATGACTCTTTGTGTTTATTCCGGTCAGCGAATCCATAAAAACCCACAAACCTCCACTTACCTACAACGTTATCAGTTATTACAGCATCGATATGATGGTCTGAATAACTAATTAGTTGCACATAAGTACCCTCCTTCCACAATAAGGCCAAGCCCCCACTATGCCCACGTTTGTTCACTACTATACTGCTAGTAAATTTAATTTGTTGCCGGATGCTCACTATCCTGCTTTCCTCAACCAACGTCTCCACTAAAAAAACTACATCAAACCTTTGGGAATTAATTACATTTCTCAGTGTACGAACTGCTCGGTGGTTTCCTAGACTATGACAGTTCCAACTTAGTAGATTCATGGCGCTCGGCGGTCCTAGCTATCACGACTCGCCGCTACTTTGTTTCCTGAACCCTCCTCATCCCTGAGAGAAATAGAGTTGTTCATGCCTTGTTGTTGATTTATCCCTTTGCCCCTACTTTCCATCTCCCTTCTTCTTTTCTGTGCCTCAACCAATTCCATTTCGCTTGCCTCCAGTTCCCCCATCGTTCtcattattttcaatctctactATTGGTTGAACATTAATAatctatttgtttttattttccgaAACTGATTAgaagataaaaaataataattggtaAAATTTTGCATTTACCATTTATCAGCAAACTAAGTAAACGAAATGCCCTTAATCATTTCGGGTCGTAGTTTGAACCCAATAGATCTCAAtcattttaattgtaaataaataagaaaagatttttttcatttttcctttGGGGATTATCATTATTTTGATCTATATGTAGGGACGCATTTCCATTTTTGCCCTCCATGAAGACAATAATGCCAAGTCTCCTTCCTTGTTTAACATGCCTCACTGCTTAATAAATTGGGATCCAAATCGCCAGCATCCATTACAGTTTCGCATTTACACATCCAAATATGGCACTCAAAACCGCTCACCTTCTTTCTTTTCTCCTCCTTCTTGCCTTCTCCACCGTCGCCTTCTCGGTAAGATCCTCCACAACTCCGgccatttttataaatttaattaatttatcacTAACATATTAATTTCCTTGTCAGGATTCGGAGTGCGTTTATACTCTGTTCATAAGGACCGGATCGATCTTCAAAGGAGGAACGGATTCAATCGTGAGCGTAAGGCTGTACGACGAACTCGGGGAGTATATCGGAATTACAAATCTGAGATCCTGGGGAGGGCTAATGGGCCCTGAACACAGTTATTTTGAGAGGGGCAATCTCGACTTTTTCAGCGGCAAAGCTCCCTGCTTAAGCTCTCCGGTGTGTGCTTTGAACTTGACGTCCGACGGAGTCGGTCCACATCACGGGTGGTATGTGAACTACGTGGAGGTTGCAACCGCCGGGGTTCACGGCACTTGCTCGCAAGAGCAGTTCACGATTGAGCAGTGGCTTGCTAGTGATGCGGCGCCGTATGAGTTAACGGCCATCCGGAATAATTGCCCAACCTATTCCACCCTTGGCCGCAAAGATCGCCTTGGGGTTAAATCTGCTTCCATCTAACGGAGCTATGATGTTTAGTTATGTTATGTCTGTTGCTGATATTTGTGTtatatttttatgagttgttGTCATCCTTttcttagattaataaaacTAGTTGTGTTgagcatttcttttttttctttttttctttttttcattttaacttGGACTAACCCCTTTCCatgaattcttttttttttttatctaaaaaagtCATtggaaaatttattaaaaatttctGCTGAAATGAAATTCCGtagataaatatttatttagaaaaatgaAACTGAGTTACGATGCATAATGATAACAAAAATTTTATACAGTGAAATTTGATCCACTTAGTAG comes from the Euphorbia lathyris chromosome 5, ddEupLath1.1, whole genome shotgun sequence genome and includes:
- the LOC136231376 gene encoding PLAT domain-containing protein 1-like, which codes for MALKTAHLLSFLLLLAFSTVAFSDSECVYTLFIRTGSIFKGGTDSIVSVRLYDELGEYIGITNLRSWGGLMGPEHSYFERGNLDFFSGKAPCLSSPVCALNLTSDGVGPHHGWYVNYVEVATAGVHGTCSQEQFTIEQWLASDAAPYELTAIRNNCPTYSTLGRKDRLGVKSASI